In Brevinematales bacterium, the sequence TTGAAGAGGATTTTCCGCAGAAGCCAGCCCATCCCGAACGCGGCGAGAATCCCGAGGAGATACAGCGACCAGATGACTGTTCCCGACATCGCGGCGGGGAAAAATATAGCCGCGAACAGGATATACACAGGGAGCCGCGCCGAGCAAGACATCAGCGGGGATATCATCGCGGTCAGTATCTTATCCTTGGGGTCTTCGAGGATACGGGTCGCGTACACGGAAGGCACGTTACACCCGAAACCCAGTACGAGCGGAATAAACGACTTACCGTGCAAGCCCATCTTATGCATAATCCCGTCCATCAGGAACGCCGCGCGCGCCATATACCCGCTTCCCTCGAGGAATGTGATAAAGAACATCATAAAGAAGATCAGCGGTACGAACACGAGAATCCCGCCGACTCCCGAGATAATACCGTCCAGCACGAGCGAACGGAACCAGTCCGGCGCGGCGAACAGGTTCAGGATAGCGCCCATCCATCGGGTAAACGGACCTGTTACAATACTTTCGAGCCAGTAGACGAACGGATTCCCGATGTCGAAGGTGAGCTTGAACATCACCCACATGGAGAACAGGAAGATAGGAATGCCCGCGAAACGGTTGAGCGCGATACGGTCGATACGGTCGGTGAGCTCGGTACGCCCGCCGGGAGGACGTTTCAGCGCGAGATGGGTCAGCCCGTTCGCCTGCGCGAACCGTTCGTCGTCCATCAGCGCGGATAAATCACTCCCGTGCGCGGTCTGGAGATGCACGAGCGAGTCGCCTGTCAGGTATTCGACTGAGGCCACACCCGATTTTTCAATAAAATACCCGTCGTTCTCGAGGAGGCGTACCGCGCTCCATCGCACGGGATATTTTAAAAGCGGGCTGCCGCCGGGCGATTTCAGCGCGTTATCGATACTGCATTGTATTCCGCGGATCGCGTTCTCGATATCGATATTATAATTGAATAATGCGGGATTGACGGGGATAGTATTACCGGACACCCCCGCGATCGTCTTCAGGAGGGTATCGATCCCGGATTTCCTGACCGCAGACGTGCGGACTACCTTCACGCCGAGGTTCTTCTCGATTATATCCGTATCGATGACATAACCCTTCTGCCCGGCCTCGTCGGACATATTCAGCGCGACCACTATGGGTATACCGAGCTCGAGGAGGTGCAGGGTCAGGATGAGATTGCGTTCGAGGTTGGTGGAGTCGACGACATTGAGGATGATATCGGGGGGCGATTCGGTCAGGAAATCGACCGCGACCTTCTCGTCGTCGGTGTACGGGTGGAGGCTGTACGAACCGGGGAGGTCGATAAATACGAACTCGACGCCCATATAATCGATACGCGCCTCTTTCTTTTCTACAGTTACGCCCGGCCAGTTTCCGACATAGAGCTTCGACCCGGCGATAGCGTTGATCAGCGTGGATTTCCCGCAGTTGGGGTTTCCAGCGACCGCGATAGTCAGCGACTTGCGGTCAGGATTTTTTGCCGTCATTCCCGTCCTCCATATCACGCACGAGAATTTTCCGCGCGATACCCCGCCCGATCGCGAGCCTGCTCCCGTCGACCATAACCAGTATCGGGCCGAATCCCTGATTGGACAGCATTTCCACTTCCTTCCCGATACGCAGACCCATCGTCTCGAGACGGTGCACTCCTCCCTCCCATCCTAATCCGCCATGCCAGTGCCCGTGCCCCTCGTGAGGGGTGTCGTTATGATGGAGGGAGGAATGATGTTTGTGGTCTATCGATGCAATAATGACTTTTTCGCCGTTTTTTACGCTTTCCAGATCGTCCATAGAACACCTCAATATTAGTCTTGTCTAACTTTATTAGTAATATATAATATTTTTTAGGGTTTGTCAAGAGGTTTGAGGGAGAAATTGTAAGAATTATTTTACGGATAACGGCGCGGTGAATTTATTGTAGTCGTAGCCGAGTTTCTGGAAGCTGATTTTAGTCTCGGTCTCGATACGTTTCATCAGCGCGATCTGTTTCGCCTTCCAGACTGCCTCCGGGGACGCGCCGCCTAAAATCTCTACCAACCCCATATACGCGGGGTCCCATGCCCAAGACATCTCCGGGTTATTCGGCATCGATATGGCCTTGCCGGCGGCGGTCTTGAAAATCTGCGCGATAGGGTCGCCCGATACCTCGGAATAGGCATACGCCCCTTTGTTCGCGGGGGTCTGTTTGCCTATCTTCGCGAAGTAACGCCCCATCGCGGCGCTCGTGAAGTACTTGATGACCTCGGCGGACGCGGCCTGATCCTTGGTGCATGACGCCATATAGAATCCCTCGACGGTCAGAAACGGGACGGCTTGCGTGTCGATCTCGTCAATAACCGGGAGCTCGGCCACCCCGTAATCGATATTGCCCGCGATCGCTCCCCGGAACCATTGCCCGGAGATCGCGAAAAGGGTCTTGTTCATATTGAACGAGTTGAGTATCTCGGCCTCGTCCGCGTCGTGGATTTTTCCGGCTTGGATGAGGTTATACACGAACTTCGCCGAGGTAATCATCGGCTGGGAGTACAGCAAGGGTAAAAATATCGGGAAACCTTTCTTGTTCACGCCGATTTTACGGAAGAACGACCCTCCCCACGCCTGTAACCACATGGAATGGTAATAGATATTCCCCGCGGCATAGGAAAGCCCCCATACGCCGTCGGCGGGTTTCTGGAATTTCTGCGCGATAGCGAGGAGTTCACTGAGCATTTTCGGCGGGTTAGCGATAAACCGTTTATTATAGAACAACGCGATATTCTTGAACGACGCGGGGAGCGCCCATAACGCGCCGTCATACATATAGTTGAAGGCTTTGATGGTGTTCGCGAAGTACTGGTCGATGATAGAACTGTCGATAAAGCTCTCGATAGGCAGGATCAGTTGGCGTTCCGCCCAGTCCCCGACCGCGTCGTGAGGGAAAATGAACACGTCCGGGCCCTCCTCGCCGCCCTGCCCGTTATTTACCGACGATATGACCGTCCGCAGTTTGTCGTTGATCGCGTCGAACGGCACCGGGAGGAGCTTGACCTGTATCTCGGTATGCGACAGGTTGAACATTTCGGCGACTTTAATGATGGCCTCTGCCTCCGCCGCCCGGTACGCATGCCACAGATTGATGACGACCAGCTTCGGGAAGAGATACCCGACGGATAAAAAGATAAATGCGGCGGTAAGTACTATTTTTTTCATTTATCTCCCTCTATCCGGTATTTTTGCAGTGCGTCGCCGATAAAGCGGTAAAGTTCTTCCATAGCGTCAGGCGACACGGGGTAATCGGTAAATACCCTGGCCGGGCCGGCGATATATTTCCGGTCGGGATGGGCGTAATGACGGTCGCGGATTGCCTGGAGATTCTCCCTTAACGGGGCATACGCCTCGAAACGGGCGCGGTCGGAGGCGATTATTTCACCGATACCTGCATCGGCGAATAAGTGCGGGTGGTTTTCGGCGAATTTCAGGAGTTTATCGAACGATACCGCGTCCTTATGGGGGTCGGTCAGACGGATGAGGGAGAGCATCGCCGCGTCGAATTGCGCCCGCGTGTTCAGACTGTCGAACGGGGGCGGGACTGGGTCGCCGGGGAAGCATCCGTTCTTCCATATCATCAGGTGGCCGTATCCTGCGGAGTACTCCCGGAGGAGAAACTCCCTCAGGATATGGAATTCCGCGCGCAGTTTCGCGCGCTTGGCTTTACTGTCGGGCATATAACCTATCAAATAAACTGATTGTTTTTTAACGTATTAAATGCTTTGGTAATATGGCGTTCATTGAATAATATTTTTTTTCTGGTACTCCATTGTGAAATTGCGGTTTTTATCGTATTTAATTCATGGATATTTTCATGTACATATAACCAATGCACGGTTGAAAGCAATTCTAATCCGTAAGGTGTTTCATATCCTTCGATCAGACTCTTTACCTTTAAAGTATTGTGATAAATTTTTTGATTCATTTGTATCGAAGAAAGGATATTAGGAATATTTCTCTCAAGTATTGAAATATTTGTATTTTCAGTCCGGTCCCCAAATCCCGTTAAATAATGGCCTTCCATAGATTCTAAAAGATGATTGAGATTATTTGCATAAGGTCCATATTTTCCTTTCGTATACTGTAATTTTAAATTTTCTCCGGTTTCTTGGAGAAAATACAATAGTTTTTGTATTTCGAGCTTTGTTAATCCATACCCGGGATATTTATAGATTTTTATTAGATATATTAAAGCAGTTTTAATTGGGGTAAGATCGGGTTTTTTTGTCGAAATCGGAATATCTTTAGCTTTGGGAGAATGTGAAGGTTCGTAAATTAGAATATCGATTTTATCGTTTAATAATGAAAGTTTTTCAAGCATCAATTCTTTCACTTCATTCCAGTTTAAGCCGCCATTTCCACATCCTAACGGTGGAATAGTTATCGATTTTATATTATTTTTTTCAATCACCTGAATAAGATCATCCAATCCTGTCTTAATATATTCAATTTTAGAAGGATGTATCCAATTTATTTTTGTTGGAAAGTTTATAATGTACTGGGGTTGAAAAAGATTATTACTATGAAAAACGAACATTTTCCCAATTTCCACTTCTTTTTTATCACATGCGGATTTATATTGACTATAGTTTTCAGGAAAAGCCTGCTTGAATTGTAGCGCGATTCCTTTCCCCATAACTCCCAGACAGTTTACTGTATTTACAAGCGCATCGGTTTTTTCGTCGAGTAAATTTCCGTTTTTTTTAAATGTTATCATTCTTTTATCCTAATAGTACCATTCGGGTCTAATCTCAATTTGTAAACTATATTGAGGATGTGTTTTTACAATTTCCCGTACTTTTTTTTCTATAATATTATTATATACGCCTATTTTCTGAATAGCAAAAAACGGAAGAAACTCATATACTAAAAACTCTGCTTGTTTTCTTCTTTTACGATCATTGTCATCTTCAGTATCAGCCCAATAATTATTATTTATTACTTCCCAATCTAAAATATCTAATTCTGAAATATTTTCATAGAAATCCGAAAGTTTCATAACTGCATGTCCGTCTGTGAAAATGAAGGGTCGGTCAAATTCGATTATCTTTGCTATTGAGGTAACGATGTGAATAATAGATTCCTCACCTTTAGGGTATTGAGGAACATTGTTTTTATGAATTGCATAAAGCATTGGGGAACGAGGACAAAAATAAAAAGGGACATATTGATGAAGATTTCCATAGGGACTAAATGGAACCATTGTGTGTGAGCGCCTATCTTGTATACCTTCATATGCAATGTCGATATAGTCATTCGAATTACATGTTAGGAAACTCTTTGAAAACAGCTTATCGCAAGAAACTATCTTTTCTAGGTTATCGATATCGGTAATATGGAATATTTCAATTGAATTATAATCAAGCATAGCCGATTACCCCTTAAATAGGTATCCGTGATCCGATTATACATCCTCCGATAGGAAAACTGTAGCGGTCGGAGTGAGGATTCGCGCCTTATGTCCGTTCTCCGCGCCGGGGGGAATCAGTATCGCGTCGCCGGTGTGATAATGCACGACAGTCCCGCGGAAGTCGATCTCGAACTCTCCGTCGAGCACATATCCGGTATGCCCCTTCACGCACCAGTCCGGTTCGACGAAGTCATGGGAATATTCCACCAGGCGAAGCTGTTTCCTGCCGGACACAGCCGCTTGAAACGGACTCCCTTCATCGGGGATTCCCATTCGACTGCGGAAAAATCGACCCGGTTCATTCCCATTCTATCGTGGCGGGGGGTTTCGACGTGATATCGTAAACCACACGGTTGACCTCGCGGATCTGGCGGACTATGGTGTTCGCGGCCTCGTCGAGAAGCTCGTAGGGGAGATGTCCCCAGTTCGCGGTCATCGCGTCCACACTGGTCACCGCGCGAAGGGCGATCACGTTACCGTAGGCGCGTTCGTCGCCCATCACCCCGACGCTCTTCACCGGCAGGAATACCGCGAACGCCTGCCAGACCTTATCGTACCATTCGTACTTATGGAGCATATCGATAAATATTTTATCCGCCATGCGGAGAATATCGAGCTTATCGCGGGTGATATCGTCGAGTACCCGCACCGCGAGACCGGGCCCGGGGAACGGGTGACGGTTGAGGATATTTTCGGGGATGCCCAGGAGCCGCGCGACCTCGCGGACTTCGTCCTTGAAGAGGAATCGGAACGGTTCGAGGATACGCCCTTCTTTTTCGAGCTTCTCCACTTCCGCCACGCGGTTATGGTGCGTCTTGATCGTGCGGGACGGCCCCTTCACCGGGTTGCTCTCGATCACGTCGGGATAAAGCGTGCCCTGCACGAGGTAATCGAAGTTCTTCAGCGCGCCCCAGAATACCTCGATAAAGAGTTTCCCGATGATCTTGCGCTTCTTCTCGGGGTCTTTCTCGCCCTTGAGCGCGGAAAGGAATTTATCGGACGCGTCGATATAATTGATATTCAGCCCGAGGCGGTCGCGGAGGGTGGAAAGTACTTCCGTCTCCTCGTCCAGACGGAGAAGCCCGTTATTGACGAAAACCGCTTCGACACTGTCGCCGAGGGCGCGCTGCATCAGTACCGCGAGAGTAGTGGAATCCACTCCGCCCGATACGCCGAGCACGACCTTTTTATCCTTGCAGACATCGCGGATATCCGCGATCTGTTTCTCGATAAAATCCTGCATATCCCAGTTTTTCGACATCCCGCAGACGCCGAACACGAAGTTCGACAGGACGACGTCGCCCTGGAACGTGTGGGCGACCTCGGGATGGAACTGTACCGCGAATATTTTACGGGAAAGGTTCTGGATAGCGGCAAGGTCGTTATCGGAAGTCCCCGCGATGCGTTCGAATCCGGGGGCGAGACGTATCACCGAATCCCCGTGGCTCATCCACACCACCCCTCCGTCCTTGACATGCGCGAGCAGCGGCGAATCGGGGCGTTCGACCTTCATCACCGACCGGCCGTATTCCCTGTTATGGGAACGCTCTACCTTGCCGCCCATGAGATGGGACATGAGCTGCATCCCGTAGCAGATACCGAGGATCGGGACGCCTATATCGAAGAAGTCGGCGGGAAGGAGCGGGGCGTCGGGGTCGAGCACCGAAGAGGGCCCGCCCGAAAGGATGACTCCCGACGGGGCGAGGTCGCGGAGGCCGTCTTTCCCGATGGAATAGGGATAAATCTCGGAGTAAACCCCCAACTCGCGGATACGCCGCGCGATCAGCTGGGTATACTGCGAACCGAAGTCCAAGATAACGATAGAATGCTTCATTTTTACCTCACCTTTAGGTCAGAATAACCGGACACCGTCGTCCGTTTCCTCATCCTCATCGGTATGACTGATATCGATGATTTTTTTATTGGTGAAACGTTCGGTGACGCGATAAGACTTTAATTTGCCGAATTTTTTTATGACCGCGCTGAGCTCGTCGGAACCGTCGATAATAATATCGATCATATCGTGGAGTTGTTCCTTAGTCGGGGTAATCCCGCGCTCGCGGAGACTCCGCAGAGTCTTGACCGCGCCGAGCACGGCGGTCAACGGCTGGCCGACATAATGCTCGACAGAGAAACCCACATGCGACGCTACCCGGTCGCTTTTTATATGGCTTCTCTCTTTAAACAGGAAAACATTCGCCGTTTTTATCAGCAGCTCGTAGGGCTGAATAGGTTTTATCAGCAGGTCGGCCGCCCCCGCTTTTTTCGCGCGGCGTATCCATTCGATATCCGCCGAGTTGCAGGTCGGGATAACGGCTACGTCGAATGTATGCTCGTTCTCGTAGAGCTCGCGGCAGAGAGTTTCCCAATCGAACCCCGGAAACCCGGTATCGATATACACCAAGTCGGGCAATTCCTTCTCGATCGCTTCTTTTATTCCCGCGGGATTATCCGAAATAGTAACATTATAGCCCTCGGAGACAAATGTCCGCAGAAAAACTTCCCGGTTCTCCGGGCCGCTTTCCCAAACCATGATACGGGAACCTGTCATCAGAAACTCCTATCAGAGTATTTTCATGATGAGCAGGGTGATATCGTCGCTTTGGGGCGCTTTCGCGGTAAACTCTTTGAGATCGGCGATGATACCCCTGCACATCGAGTCCAGATCGTCCGACGCGTATTTCATTATGGCGCGGTAGAAACGGTCGTTACCGTACTCCTCGCCGGTAGCCGATTTCGCCTCGACTATACCGTCGGTATACTGCAGGAAATAGTCCCCCTTTCTCAGAGTAGCCTTAAACAGTTCTATCTGCGGATCGAATATCGCGCTGTCCATTATCCCGACGGGAAGGCCGCCGGTCTTGAGGAGGCGCATCTTTTTATCGTCGTTATTGAACAATATCCCCTGTTCGTGCCCCGCTATCGAGTAAATAAGTTCGCTCTTTTTAATATCCAATACGCCGTAGAACACGGTGGCGAACATATTGGGCGGCGAATCGCGGAGAAGAATCGGGTTGATATGCTTGAGGACGCGCGACGGGTCCATCTTCTGATCGGCGGCGGAACGCAGGGCGGAACGGAGCACCGCCATCACCATAGCCGCGCCCACCCCGTGATTGGTCACGTCGGCGACCACGATCCCCAGATGGTCGGGGTCGTTTTCGAGGAAGTCGTAATAATCCCCGCCCGATTCGGACTGGGGCTCGTAGTAATGCGCGAACTGATAACCCGGCAGTTCCGGGAGCGAGGATGGCAGGATCGCGGTCTGAATCTCCATCGCGATGCGCAGTTCCTCTTCCATACGCGCTTTATCGCGGACTTCGAGGAAGGCCTTCTTGAGGTTGCGAGTCATAATATTGAATTTATCGGCGAGCTGTCCGAGCTCGTCGTGGTTCTTTATCAGTACGTCGTTATCAAGTATATCGATATTTCCCGTAGCGAGTCCGCCGGCGATCTCGTCCGTGCCCTTCGCGAGGGTGTTCAGCGGGCGGATGATGAAGCTCACGACGAAGAAGGTGACGACGAGCATACGCAGGATGAACAGGATGGCGATATCGACGGTCTGGTTCGCGATTTTCTCGCGCTCGGCCTGAATCTTGTCCATCTTCAGCAGGATTCGCACGCTGCCGAGACGGTAGATATTAAAGACGCTGCGGAACGTATTTTCCGCGAGGAACTGGCTGACAGTCCCGTCTTCCGTCATCGCCTTCTCGAAATTCTTCAGGTTGTCGAGAAGCTGGAAGAACAGCGCGGTATAGTAGGAGCGTTTCACGGGATACCAGATCATCTGGCTCTGCTTGATCTTCTTGACCTTATCGATGATCTCCTTATCGAAGGCCTCGGTGGTCTTTTTATCGGAGGTCACATAACGGTCGAGGAACTGGCGGAGATAAGTCAGAAACTTCAACTCGTTCTTCACCCGGTCGTTCACCAGATTTTTATTCACAAACAGACGGTTCTTATCCTTCATATCCAGATATTTCTTCCCGGCCTCGTCGGGCATCCCGTAGAGAGCGAGAATTTTTACCAGACGGTCGATCGTGTCCTTCTTGAGGTCGAACTCGTACCCGTTCATGTAGTCCTGGAAGTTTTTATTCATATCACGCAGGAACTGGATATCCGAGGAGGTCACCCCGCTATCCTTCATCAACGCCTGCGACAGGGCGGAAAGTTCCTTCTTATCGTTGTAGACCAGAGTGTAGAGCTTATCGAATAGGAATATCAGCGAAAGGTTGTTTCTCAATTCGTCGGGATACCGGTCAAGCGCGAATATTTCGCGGTCTTTATACTGGTCGTAGAACTTTTTGAAATTATTCAGCTCGGATACGCCGAATTCGTCCGAAAGGTACACCGGCAGAAATCCGTCGATATAGTAGTTCACGCCCTCGGCGTTGGAATTGTTCATCAGGTGGGGAAGTTCCTCGAACCCGCTTTCCAGAAGCCACTGGTTCTTCGCGGCGATCGGTTTACCGATATTCTCCGGCTGGGAATGCACGATAATCGTACCTTCGTTATCGACGAACATCGCCATCCAGAAACTGGGTATCGACTGGTAGGAGGTGAGGAACTGCTGGAGAGTGAACCGGTCGTTGCGTTCGAATATGGAACTGGATACCGTCTGCTTGAACGTGTTCAGGTAGACGGACATGGTTTCAGACATCTGGTCGTCGAGGATTTTATTCTGGTACTGGATGATAAAATTCGCCGTGATGGCGATAGTGAAAATCAGCAGGAAGAACACGAGTATGGTGATTTTTATCTTGAGCGTAAAACGCATCCTGCGGATGCCGGTTTTCTGTGTTTCTTTCGTTTTCGCTTTAGGACTCATGATTTCTCCTTCATAATGAATATCCCGCGGTATTACGGGCTTAATATCTCGCTGATTGTTTTAGTAAACTGGTTCAGTGTAAACGGCTTATCGATAAAACCCTTAATAAATTCGTACTTACCGAACTCGCTGCGCGCGAATTCCTCGAAATGTCCGGTGGAGATCACCACCGGTATCCGGTTGTTTTTCTCCCGAAGCTGCTCGAGCAGATACAACCCGTCGAAATCCGGCATTATCATATCCAGAATTATAAGGTCAAATTCATTTTCCTTCAAAACTAATTCGGCTTTTTTTCCATTTATCGCTATTTTTGATTCATGGCCCATCAAATTGAGGAATTTTTGCCCGAGTTTGCGGATATTCGGGTCGTCGTCCACGATCAGTATGCTCTGTTTTATTCCGGCTTTCTCGATTTTATCGGGCGGATTGTCATGGGTGATCTCATGCTCGTATAACGGGAGATAGATGAAGAAAACCGTACCCTTGCCGGCGAAACTTTCAAAATCGACCGCCCCGTGAAATCTCTGGATTGTACTGTATACTATTGCCAATCCCAGTCCGAGCCCCTTCGTATTACCGCGTTCCTTCGTGCTGAAAAACGGGTCGAAAATATGTTCCCGCTGGTCGTCCGATATTCCCTTCCCGTTATCGGTGATGGATATACGGATATACGGAATCCCGGGGGAAAGATTCAGACTGGAGATATTGGAATCTGACGGGGTGACGATCTCGGTGGATACTTCGATTTTACCGATACCCTCATGGGATATCGCGTCGCGGGCGTTCAGGAGAATATTCAGGAAAGCCTGTATCAACTGTCCGTTGTCTCCCATAATGAAGCTGGACTGTGTCAGAATATTATTCAGGAGGCGGATATTTTTCGGGAAGGTGTTTTTCGCGATTTTTATTACATTGGTAAGTACGTCCTCGACCAGTACGGGCTCGAGTTGGGCGTCTTCCTTACGGGAGAAGTTGAGGATTTGTTTGATCAGTTCGGATGCGCGTAAGGCGGCGTTATAGATAGCGTCGATCTGCTCTTTCCGCTTGTCGTCGTTCTTTGTATAACGGTACACATCGAGATTCCCGATGATGATAGTTAAAAGATTGTTGAAATCGTGGGCGAAACCCCCCGCGAGTATCCCGATAGTTTCCTGTTTCTGGGTCTGGAGAAGCTGTTCCTCCATCAGCGAATGCTGGGTGACGTCGATTAATATAAATGCGAAGCCCAGGGATTCCTCCTCCGATACCAGCGGATAGATATAGATATTGAAAACGAAGGGCGTTTTGTCCTTCATTA encodes:
- the feoB gene encoding ferrous iron transport protein B, with translation MTAKNPDRKSLTIAVAGNPNCGKSTLINAIAGSKLYVGNWPGVTVEKKEARIDYMGVEFVFIDLPGSYSLHPYTDDEKVAVDFLTESPPDIILNVVDSTNLERNLILTLHLLELGIPIVVALNMSDEAGQKGYVIDTDIIEKNLGVKVVRTSAVRKSGIDTLLKTIAGVSGNTIPVNPALFNYNIDIENAIRGIQCSIDNALKSPGGSPLLKYPVRWSAVRLLENDGYFIEKSGVASVEYLTGDSLVHLQTAHGSDLSALMDDERFAQANGLTHLALKRPPGGRTELTDRIDRIALNRFAGIPIFLFSMWVMFKLTFDIGNPFVYWLESIVTGPFTRWMGAILNLFAAPDWFRSLVLDGIISGVGGILVFVPLIFFMMFFITFLEGSGYMARAAFLMDGIMHKMGLHGKSFIPLVLGFGCNVPSVYATRILEDPKDKILTAMISPLMSCSARLPVYILFAAIFFPAAMSGTVIWSLYLLGILAAFGMGWLLRKILFKGETQEFIMELPPYRMPSISNLFVHTWDKVKHFVTKAGTVILALTIIIWFLTRLPWGVTSTKDSFLGKAGAFIAPVFEPLGFGTWQASASLIAGIGAKEIVVSSMTAIYMEQVSNGSNSAISGLPIVTGITPSSNLAAPLTNTNLAPSPTFLEDLGGIGLGFLTALRGAGANLLSIFGIVTVSAAQEAPPTELSATLHNAFTPLSAYAFLVFVLLYVPCITFIASMVHELGKWKWAGITILYQILLAWLTSFIVYQGGRILGLGG
- a CDS encoding ferrous iron transport protein A, which encodes MDDLESVKNGEKVIIASIDHKHHSSLHHNDTPHEGHGHWHGGLGWEGGVHRLETMGLRIGKEVEMLSNQGFGPILVMVDGSRLAIGRGIARKILVRDMEDGNDGKKS
- a CDS encoding extracellular solute-binding protein, whose product is MKKIVLTAAFIFLSVGYLFPKLVVINLWHAYRAAEAEAIIKVAEMFNLSHTEIQVKLLPVPFDAINDKLRTVISSVNNGQGGEEGPDVFIFPHDAVGDWAERQLILPIESFIDSSIIDQYFANTIKAFNYMYDGALWALPASFKNIALFYNKRFIANPPKMLSELLAIAQKFQKPADGVWGLSYAAGNIYYHSMWLQAWGGSFFRKIGVNKKGFPIFLPLLYSQPMITSAKFVYNLIQAGKIHDADEAEILNSFNMNKTLFAISGQWFRGAIAGNIDYGVAELPVIDEIDTQAVPFLTVEGFYMASCTKDQAASAEVIKYFTSAAMGRYFAKIGKQTPANKGAYAYSEVSGDPIAQIFKTAAGKAISMPNNPEMSWAWDPAYMGLVEILGGASPEAVWKAKQIALMKRIETETKISFQKLGYDYNKFTAPLSVK
- a CDS encoding macro domain-containing protein, coding for MITFKKNGNLLDEKTDALVNTVNCLGVMGKGIALQFKQAFPENYSQYKSACDKKEVEIGKMFVFHSNNLFQPQYIINFPTKINWIHPSKIEYIKTGLDDLIQVIEKNNIKSITIPPLGCGNGGLNWNEVKELMLEKLSLLNDKIDILIYEPSHSPKAKDIPISTKKPDLTPIKTALIYLIKIYKYPGYGLTKLEIQKLLYFLQETGENLKLQYTKGKYGPYANNLNHLLESMEGHYLTGFGDRTENTNISILERNIPNILSSIQMNQKIYHNTLKVKSLIEGYETPYGLELLSTVHWLYVHENIHELNTIKTAISQWSTRKKILFNERHITKAFNTLKNNQFI
- a CDS encoding DUF4433 domain-containing protein, with the protein product MLDYNSIEIFHITDIDNLEKIVSCDKLFSKSFLTCNSNDYIDIAYEGIQDRRSHTMVPFSPYGNLHQYVPFYFCPRSPMLYAIHKNNVPQYPKGEESIIHIVTSIAKIIEFDRPFIFTDGHAVMKLSDFYENISELDILDWEVINNNYWADTEDDNDRKRRKQAEFLVYEFLPFFAIQKIGVYNNIIEKKVREIVKTHPQYSLQIEIRPEWYY
- a CDS encoding cupin domain-containing protein: MGIPDEGSPFQAAVSGRKQLRLVEYSHDFVEPDWCVKGHTGYVLDGEFEIDFRGTVVHYHTGDAILIPPGAENGHKARILTPTATVFLSEDV
- the guaA gene encoding glutamine-hydrolyzing GMP synthase, whose amino-acid sequence is MKHSIVILDFGSQYTQLIARRIRELGVYSEIYPYSIGKDGLRDLAPSGVILSGGPSSVLDPDAPLLPADFFDIGVPILGICYGMQLMSHLMGGKVERSHNREYGRSVMKVERPDSPLLAHVKDGGVVWMSHGDSVIRLAPGFERIAGTSDNDLAAIQNLSRKIFAVQFHPEVAHTFQGDVVLSNFVFGVCGMSKNWDMQDFIEKQIADIRDVCKDKKVVLGVSGGVDSTTLAVLMQRALGDSVEAVFVNNGLLRLDEETEVLSTLRDRLGLNINYIDASDKFLSALKGEKDPEKKRKIIGKLFIEVFWGALKNFDYLVQGTLYPDVIESNPVKGPSRTIKTHHNRVAEVEKLEKEGRILEPFRFLFKDEVREVARLLGIPENILNRHPFPGPGLAVRVLDDITRDKLDILRMADKIFIDMLHKYEWYDKVWQAFAVFLPVKSVGVMGDERAYGNVIALRAVTSVDAMTANWGHLPYELLDEAANTIVRQIREVNRVVYDITSKPPATIEWE
- a CDS encoding response regulator; protein product: MTGSRIMVWESGPENREVFLRTFVSEGYNVTISDNPAGIKEAIEKELPDLVYIDTGFPGFDWETLCRELYENEHTFDVAVIPTCNSADIEWIRRAKKAGAADLLIKPIQPYELLIKTANVFLFKERSHIKSDRVASHVGFSVEHYVGQPLTAVLGAVKTLRSLRERGITPTKEQLHDMIDIIIDGSDELSAVIKKFGKLKSYRVTERFTNKKIIDISHTDEDEETDDGVRLF
- a CDS encoding SpoIIE family protein phosphatase encodes the protein MSPKAKTKETQKTGIRRMRFTLKIKITILVFFLLIFTIAITANFIIQYQNKILDDQMSETMSVYLNTFKQTVSSSIFERNDRFTLQQFLTSYQSIPSFWMAMFVDNEGTIIVHSQPENIGKPIAAKNQWLLESGFEELPHLMNNSNAEGVNYYIDGFLPVYLSDEFGVSELNNFKKFYDQYKDREIFALDRYPDELRNNLSLIFLFDKLYTLVYNDKKELSALSQALMKDSGVTSSDIQFLRDMNKNFQDYMNGYEFDLKKDTIDRLVKILALYGMPDEAGKKYLDMKDKNRLFVNKNLVNDRVKNELKFLTYLRQFLDRYVTSDKKTTEAFDKEIIDKVKKIKQSQMIWYPVKRSYYTALFFQLLDNLKNFEKAMTEDGTVSQFLAENTFRSVFNIYRLGSVRILLKMDKIQAEREKIANQTVDIAILFILRMLVVTFFVVSFIIRPLNTLAKGTDEIAGGLATGNIDILDNDVLIKNHDELGQLADKFNIMTRNLKKAFLEVRDKARMEEELRIAMEIQTAILPSSLPELPGYQFAHYYEPQSESGGDYYDFLENDPDHLGIVVADVTNHGVGAAMVMAVLRSALRSAADQKMDPSRVLKHINPILLRDSPPNMFATVFYGVLDIKKSELIYSIAGHEQGILFNNDDKKMRLLKTGGLPVGIMDSAIFDPQIELFKATLRKGDYFLQYTDGIVEAKSATGEEYGNDRFYRAIMKYASDDLDSMCRGIIADLKEFTAKAPQSDDITLLIMKIL